A single region of the Paraburkholderia sp. SOS3 genome encodes:
- a CDS encoding PaaI family thioesterase, translating to MTETTKLSAEDIQALLSRGPYHQWLGLRVLSVGEGEIEIAATWREEWVVNPERRYTHGGILAALVDLTADWALVSKTGRGVPTIDLRVDYHRAAMPGDLVARGKVIKFGSSVSVAEASIYDQTGVLLASGRGVYSTAPAPAPAPKA from the coding sequence ATGACGGAAACAACAAAGCTGAGCGCCGAAGACATCCAGGCGCTGCTCTCGCGCGGTCCTTATCATCAATGGCTTGGTCTGCGAGTGTTGAGCGTCGGCGAAGGGGAAATCGAAATCGCCGCGACGTGGCGCGAGGAATGGGTCGTCAACCCGGAACGGCGCTATACGCATGGCGGCATTCTCGCCGCACTCGTCGATCTGACCGCCGACTGGGCGCTCGTTTCGAAAACGGGCAGAGGCGTGCCGACGATCGATCTGCGTGTCGACTATCACCGTGCGGCGATGCCGGGCGATCTGGTCGCGCGCGGCAAGGTCATCAAGTTCGGCAGTTCGGTGTCGGTCGCCGAGGCGTCCATATACGACCAGACGGGCGTATTGCTCGCGAGCGGCCGCGGTGTCTACTCGACCGCGCCTGCCCCCGCTCCTGCGCCGAAAGCGTGA
- a CDS encoding VOC family protein has translation MNTRPSSAIGRILDHVVVNAMFDIDAAADCFTELGFALTPRGHHSLGSVNHLMMFGDHYLELVGLPAGSTRLRREILESRLGIDGLVFRTDDAHSTHARLIAARIKATEPQSFSRPVAIDGVEQLAKFATTRLEPGELSAGRVYFCEHLTPQWVFRDEWTVHPNHATRLAELVVVSAEPRAEAQRYALIAGEGSVADTADGAGVQLSLQGFGLHFVDAAGYRVRYGPLACHAADRASYFGALVVETADLHSMGEKLASMACGDPAMVKVVHTTTSDGAPAVRALLLPFNTLIEFIGTVEHAHS, from the coding sequence ATGAACACCCGCCCCTCGAGCGCCATCGGTCGGATACTCGATCACGTCGTGGTCAACGCGATGTTCGACATCGACGCCGCCGCGGACTGTTTTACCGAACTCGGCTTCGCGCTGACGCCGCGCGGTCATCACTCGCTCGGCTCGGTCAACCATCTGATGATGTTCGGCGATCACTACCTCGAACTGGTGGGTTTGCCGGCCGGTTCGACGCGGTTGCGGCGCGAAATACTCGAAAGCCGCCTCGGCATCGACGGGCTCGTGTTCAGAACCGATGACGCGCATTCCACCCATGCGCGGCTGATCGCCGCGCGCATCAAGGCAACCGAGCCTCAATCGTTCTCGCGGCCGGTGGCGATCGACGGCGTCGAGCAACTGGCGAAGTTCGCGACGACGCGCCTCGAACCCGGTGAGCTGTCCGCGGGACGTGTCTACTTTTGCGAGCACCTCACGCCGCAATGGGTGTTCCGCGACGAATGGACGGTGCATCCGAACCACGCAACGCGACTCGCTGAACTCGTCGTGGTGAGTGCGGAGCCGCGCGCCGAAGCGCAACGCTATGCGCTGATCGCCGGCGAGGGCAGCGTGGCGGATACGGCGGATGGCGCCGGCGTGCAATTGAGCCTGCAGGGGTTCGGCTTGCACTTCGTCGACGCAGCCGGATATCGGGTCCGCTACGGGCCGCTTGCGTGCCACGCCGCCGACCGTGCGAGCTATTTCGGTGCGCTCGTCGTCGAAACCGCGGATCTGCATTCCATGGGCGAAAAGCTGGCATCGATGGCGTGCGGCGATCCTGCCATGGTGAAAGTTGTCCACACAACGACCAGCGACGGCGCACCGGCCGTTCGCGCGCTGCTGCTCCCATTCAACACCTTGATCGAATTTATCGGAACTGTCGAACATGCACACTCCTGA
- a CDS encoding class I adenylate-forming enzyme family protein: MHTPENLGDLIDAARDPHKLALIALGDLDETEDGWRDTRITYGELDALANGVARALERRGFARGQRIAILAANCAEYVAALLGIMRAGLVATPVNFRFPQALSTFVIRDSGAQLVFCDAARLADCPADLPTVVFDSDGADGFASFVDPGAYDAVVPEPGTPAMFLYTSGSTGKPKGVMLSHDSHLWVARTRAAAQPPEAHRFLVAAPLYHMNALTLVLMSLYGHGTVVLLPQFKARAYIRAIERYGVTWLTSVPPMIAMMLREPDLLARTDLASVRFIRMGSAPVGESLLAQIAEVFPNAKVTNVYGTTEGGPIVFGPHPDGLEPPPLSVGYPHPEVRVKLLEAPAHDAATGVLAVKSPAVMLGYHNRKDLPVPLTDDGFYITGDVFHRDEQGFFTFVGRADDMFVSGGENIFPGEVERMLETHPDIAQACVVPVDDDIKGTKPVAFVVRRAGVALTEDDVKRYALAHAPAYQHPRRVWFVDALPLASTNKIDRAVLKHTAHAELSASGAA; the protein is encoded by the coding sequence ATGCACACTCCTGAGAATCTCGGCGACCTGATCGACGCCGCACGCGATCCGCACAAGCTTGCGTTGATCGCGCTCGGGGACCTGGACGAAACGGAGGACGGCTGGCGCGACACGCGCATCACGTACGGCGAACTCGACGCGCTGGCCAACGGCGTGGCCCGCGCGTTGGAGCGGCGCGGGTTCGCACGCGGACAGCGCATCGCGATTCTTGCCGCCAATTGCGCGGAGTACGTGGCGGCCTTGCTCGGCATCATGCGCGCGGGGCTCGTCGCGACGCCCGTCAACTTCAGGTTTCCGCAAGCGTTGTCGACGTTCGTCATACGCGACAGCGGCGCGCAACTGGTGTTTTGCGATGCGGCGCGGCTGGCCGATTGCCCGGCTGATCTGCCGACGGTGGTGTTCGATTCGGACGGCGCCGACGGCTTTGCATCGTTCGTCGATCCCGGCGCCTATGACGCCGTCGTGCCCGAGCCGGGAACGCCCGCGATGTTTCTCTATACGTCAGGGTCCACCGGCAAGCCCAAAGGCGTGATGCTGTCGCACGACAGTCATCTATGGGTCGCCCGCACGCGTGCCGCCGCGCAACCCCCCGAGGCGCATCGATTCCTCGTTGCGGCGCCGCTCTATCACATGAATGCGCTGACGCTCGTGCTGATGTCGCTATACGGCCACGGCACAGTGGTGCTGCTGCCGCAGTTCAAGGCACGCGCCTACATCAGGGCCATCGAACGCTATGGCGTCACGTGGCTGACGTCGGTTCCGCCGATGATCGCGATGATGCTGCGCGAACCAGACCTGCTCGCGCGCACCGATCTCGCGTCGGTGCGCTTTATCCGGATGGGTTCGGCGCCGGTCGGCGAAAGCCTGCTCGCGCAGATCGCCGAGGTGTTCCCCAATGCGAAAGTGACGAACGTGTATGGGACGACCGAAGGCGGGCCGATCGTATTCGGTCCGCATCCGGATGGCCTCGAGCCGCCGCCGCTGTCGGTGGGCTACCCGCACCCCGAAGTGCGGGTCAAGCTGCTCGAAGCGCCTGCACATGACGCGGCGACTGGCGTGCTGGCGGTCAAAAGCCCGGCGGTAATGCTTGGCTATCACAACCGCAAAGACTTGCCGGTCCCGCTGACCGACGACGGTTTCTATATCACCGGCGACGTATTTCATCGCGACGAGCAGGGCTTTTTCACATTCGTCGGCCGCGCCGACGACATGTTCGTTTCGGGCGGCGAGAACATTTTTCCCGGCGAAGTCGAACGCATGCTCGAAACGCACCCCGATATCGCGCAAGCCTGCGTCGTGCCGGTGGACGACGACATCAAGGGCACCAAACCCGTTGCATTCGTTGTGCGCCGCGCGGGCGTCGCGCTGACGGAGGACGACGTGAAGCGATACGCACTTGCACACGCGCCTGCCTATCAGCATCCGCGCCGGGTCTGGTTTGTCGACGCGCTGCCGCTTGCGTCGACCAACAAGATCGATCGCGCGGTATTGAAACACACTGCACACGCGGAACTGTCCGCAAGCGGAGCCGCCTGA
- a CDS encoding UbiD family decarboxylase, with translation MKENFRAFLERLRAGQELIDIRQPVDIRHVGTLVDQSDKALLFHNVIGYDMPLLSGIIRTQKRAMMAMGCDNYFEIEKMLQRGIQNPIAPVYVDTSATKEVILKGDDVDLFRLPVPMSSIYDGGPMITAGIVISRDPEYGLNSGIYRFMVKEKALTGIDIVTPNNMRMFAQRAYEQGKPCPISISIGNHPMEIMGAGYRAPIGVDEMAIAGGIRGTPVELAPCETVDLPYIADSEVVIEAEILPTGWTQPEGRFGEFTALMGGLHWNPNVRIKAILHRRDAMYYSLHMPWENTWLAAPTRYQAIRSALRTAGVQVKDINVTLGGRAFWHAVISIRKQAGEGKNALLAALSVMDLKHVVVVDDDIDVFNGEEVEWAIATRVQGDRDLIVIPGARAKPLDPSLPVMPPGQVPTGAKVGIDATISEGIPHERYERISYAYADTAKIADYVAGKADEGVVSGPGKVEDAARDALAAIGETPLYYTALAERLSGYDFQTLARALGLLHERGQIWKTAEGKLCIRGSRFDAVPPASR, from the coding sequence ATGAAAGAGAATTTTCGCGCGTTTCTGGAGCGGCTCAGGGCCGGCCAGGAACTCATCGATATCCGCCAGCCCGTCGATATCCGGCACGTTGGCACACTCGTCGACCAGAGCGACAAGGCGCTGCTGTTCCATAACGTGATCGGTTACGACATGCCGCTGCTGTCGGGCATCATCCGCACGCAGAAGCGCGCGATGATGGCGATGGGCTGCGACAACTACTTCGAAATCGAGAAGATGCTGCAGCGTGGCATCCAGAATCCGATCGCGCCAGTCTATGTCGATACGTCCGCGACGAAGGAGGTCATTCTCAAAGGCGACGACGTCGATCTGTTTCGCCTGCCCGTTCCGATGTCGTCGATCTACGACGGCGGCCCGATGATCACCGCAGGCATCGTGATTTCACGCGACCCCGAATACGGCCTGAACAGCGGTATCTATCGCTTCATGGTGAAGGAGAAGGCGCTGACCGGCATCGACATCGTGACGCCGAATAATATGCGCATGTTCGCGCAGCGCGCATACGAGCAGGGCAAGCCCTGTCCGATTTCGATTTCGATCGGCAACCACCCGATGGAGATCATGGGAGCGGGCTATCGTGCGCCGATCGGCGTCGACGAAATGGCGATCGCGGGCGGCATTCGCGGCACGCCGGTCGAACTCGCACCGTGCGAGACCGTCGATCTGCCTTATATCGCGGACTCCGAAGTGGTGATCGAGGCGGAAATCCTGCCGACCGGATGGACGCAGCCCGAAGGCCGATTCGGCGAATTCACCGCGTTGATGGGCGGCTTGCACTGGAACCCGAATGTGCGCATCAAGGCGATTCTGCATCGGCGCGACGCGATGTATTACTCGCTGCATATGCCGTGGGAGAACACGTGGCTTGCCGCGCCGACGCGTTATCAGGCGATTCGCAGCGCATTGCGCACGGCGGGCGTGCAGGTCAAGGACATCAACGTCACGCTCGGCGGCCGCGCGTTCTGGCACGCGGTGATCTCGATCCGCAAGCAGGCAGGCGAGGGCAAGAATGCGCTGCTCGCGGCACTATCGGTGATGGACCTCAAGCATGTGGTGGTAGTCGACGACGACATCGACGTATTCAACGGCGAGGAGGTTGAATGGGCCATCGCCACGCGCGTACAGGGCGACCGCGATCTGATCGTGATTCCGGGCGCGCGTGCGAAGCCGCTCGATCCGAGCTTGCCGGTGATGCCGCCCGGACAGGTGCCGACCGGCGCGAAAGTCGGCATCGACGCGACGATTTCCGAAGGCATTCCGCATGAACGCTACGAGCGCATTTCGTATGCCTACGCGGATACCGCGAAAATCGCCGATTACGTCGCGGGCAAAGCCGACGAGGGCGTCGTGTCCGGGCCGGGCAAAGTGGAAGACGCGGCACGCGATGCGCTCGCTGCGATCGGCGAAACGCCGCTTTACTACACCGCGCTTGCCGAACGTCTGTCCGGCTACGACTTCCAGACGCTGGCGCGTGCGCTGGGTCTGTTGCACGAGCGCGGGCAGATCTGGAAAACCGCGGAAGGCAAGCTATGCATCCGCGGTTCGCGGTTCGACGCGGTGCCGCCCGCTTCGCGGTGA